From Agrobacterium tumefaciens, a single genomic window includes:
- a CDS encoding ABC transporter permease, with protein sequence MFTFTLRRLLFAVPTLLVISFVIFALLDLAPNDPTGDLPLTIPPEVREQIRASLGLDQPFLIRYLLWLQQFFINEPLNLFEQLTGWQIGDGNRTRVLSWATRSPVVDLVIQRMPQTLWVVGLAYLFGALLAIPIGVISAYKQYSIFDQIGTFVSMVGYSVPTFFTGVLLVVIFSSNLQWFPSVYDTNLRVTDWASFVAQVKQMFLPVMVLTLYNVSQISRFVRASMLDNLHQDYVRTARAKGVKEKAVLLVHVLRNSLIPVVTVIALGVPTIFSGAIITEQIFRVNGLGQLLITAVQGADIPLVQTLTFIFAVLIVLFNLIADVLYGILDPRIRYD encoded by the coding sequence ATGTTTACTTTTACGCTCCGACGGCTTCTTTTTGCCGTGCCGACGCTTCTCGTCATCAGCTTTGTGATTTTCGCACTGCTGGATCTGGCGCCCAACGATCCGACCGGCGATCTGCCGCTCACGATCCCACCAGAAGTTCGCGAACAGATCCGGGCTTCCCTTGGTCTCGATCAGCCCTTCCTGATCCGTTACCTCTTGTGGCTGCAACAGTTCTTCATCAACGAACCTCTCAACCTTTTCGAACAGCTCACTGGCTGGCAGATCGGTGACGGCAACCGCACTCGCGTTTTATCCTGGGCAACCCGAAGCCCTGTTGTTGATCTCGTCATCCAGCGCATGCCACAGACCTTGTGGGTTGTTGGACTTGCCTACCTGTTCGGAGCATTGCTGGCGATCCCGATCGGTGTGATCTCCGCCTACAAGCAATATTCGATCTTCGATCAGATCGGCACCTTCGTTTCAATGGTCGGTTATTCGGTTCCGACCTTTTTCACAGGTGTTCTGCTTGTCGTCATCTTCAGTTCCAATCTGCAGTGGTTTCCATCGGTTTATGACACCAACCTAAGGGTCACGGACTGGGCAAGCTTCGTGGCGCAGGTAAAGCAGATGTTCCTGCCAGTGATGGTGCTGACGCTCTACAACGTTTCACAGATCAGCCGCTTTGTACGGGCTTCCATGCTCGACAACCTGCATCAGGACTATGTCCGCACAGCCAGAGCAAAGGGCGTAAAGGAAAAGGCCGTTCTGTTGGTCCACGTCTTGCGAAACAGCCTCATTCCGGTCGTTACCGTCATCGCACTCGGCGTTCCGACAATCTTCTCGGGGGCAATCATCACCGAGCAGATCTTCCGCGTGAACGGCCTTGGTCAACTGCTGATTACCGCCGTGCAGGGTGCAGATATCCCGCTCGTGCAGACATTGACCTTCATCTTTGCCGTGTTGATCGTGCTTTTCAATCTGATTGCTGACGTTCTCTACGGCATTCTTGATCCGAGGATACGCTATGACTGA
- a CDS encoding peptide ABC transporter substrate-binding protein gives MKKRSVLFASTVAALALAGSAAHAERGSDGELKILFWQAVSTLNPYLSGGTKEVYSSSMVIEPLARYDEKGELVPMLVSEIPTIDNGGVAKDLLSMTWKLKQDVKWSDGTPFTAEDVIFTWKYCTAPDGGCAQAAQYEGVKSVEAVDPHTVKIIFTEPKPYPYSAFVGAQSPVIQKKQFENCVGAAAPGCTSANFGPIGTGPFVVKDFKPNDVISYVANPNYRDPSKPAFATATLKGGGDAASAARAVLETGEYDYAWNMQVEPEILATMVAAGKGKLETAFGTQVERINLNWYNADPSLGDKRSTKQAGPHPALSDPAVRRALSLAIDREIIDEAGYGEGGKPTCNIVPAPEAIASTKNDSWCLKQDVEGANKLLDDAGWVKGSDGIRAKNGVKLSFLYQTSTNSVRQATQELVKDMWSQIGVGAELRNVSASVFFGGDPASPDTFQKFYADVEMYTNNFDGTDAEKYLAEWLCDKIPAPETGWQGQNIPRYCNPAYDKLVGELSKTADLAKRAELSKQANDMLTEEGAHIPLIHRGSVSSHSLTLEGVRMNAWDSELWNVADWSRKK, from the coding sequence ATGAAAAAGCGCAGCGTTCTATTTGCCAGCACTGTCGCGGCACTGGCCCTGGCAGGCTCTGCCGCCCATGCCGAGCGAGGCAGCGACGGCGAACTGAAGATCCTGTTCTGGCAGGCCGTATCGACGCTTAATCCTTATCTTTCGGGTGGCACGAAAGAGGTCTACAGCTCGTCTATGGTCATCGAGCCGCTTGCCCGTTACGACGAAAAAGGTGAGCTCGTTCCGATGCTTGTGAGCGAGATCCCGACAATCGACAATGGCGGCGTCGCCAAAGATCTGCTCAGCATGACCTGGAAGCTGAAGCAGGACGTGAAGTGGTCTGACGGCACGCCGTTCACGGCCGAAGACGTGATCTTCACCTGGAAATATTGCACCGCACCAGATGGCGGCTGCGCCCAGGCTGCGCAATACGAAGGCGTCAAAAGTGTTGAAGCGGTAGATCCCCACACTGTAAAAATCATCTTCACCGAGCCGAAGCCTTACCCCTATTCGGCATTTGTCGGCGCACAGTCACCCGTCATTCAGAAAAAGCAGTTCGAAAACTGCGTTGGTGCTGCGGCACCGGGTTGCACGTCAGCCAACTTTGGTCCGATCGGCACGGGCCCGTTCGTCGTCAAGGACTTCAAGCCAAACGACGTTATCAGCTACGTTGCCAACCCCAACTATCGCGACCCGAGCAAACCAGCCTTTGCGACCGCGACTTTGAAGGGTGGCGGTGATGCTGCATCTGCAGCCCGCGCTGTTCTGGAGACAGGCGAATACGACTATGCCTGGAACATGCAAGTCGAGCCGGAAATCCTCGCAACCATGGTGGCGGCCGGTAAAGGCAAGCTGGAAACGGCGTTCGGAACTCAGGTCGAACGTATCAATCTCAACTGGTACAATGCCGATCCATCGCTTGGTGACAAACGCTCCACCAAGCAGGCCGGCCCGCACCCGGCTCTTTCCGATCCTGCTGTTCGTCGCGCGCTTTCTCTGGCCATCGATCGTGAAATCATCGACGAAGCCGGTTACGGAGAAGGCGGCAAACCGACCTGCAACATTGTTCCTGCTCCAGAAGCCATCGCCTCGACCAAAAACGACAGCTGGTGCCTCAAGCAGGATGTCGAAGGTGCAAACAAGCTGCTTGATGATGCTGGCTGGGTAAAAGGCTCCGACGGCATCCGCGCCAAGAACGGCGTGAAGCTGTCTTTCCTCTACCAGACATCGACAAACTCCGTCCGCCAGGCAACACAGGAACTGGTCAAGGATATGTGGTCGCAGATTGGCGTTGGCGCTGAACTGCGCAACGTCTCGGCGTCCGTCTTCTTCGGTGGCGACCCTGCAAGCCCGGACACCTTCCAGAAATTCTATGCCGATGTCGAAATGTACACGAACAACTTCGACGGCACGGATGCGGAAAAATATCTGGCAGAGTGGCTTTGCGACAAGATCCCTGCTCCTGAAACCGGCTGGCAGGGACAGAATATTCCACGTTACTGCAACCCGGCCTATGACAAACTCGTCGGCGAACTCTCCAAAACCGCTGATCTGGCAAAGCGCGCTGAACTTTCTAAGCAGGCCAATGACATGCTGACGGAAGAAGGTGCGCACATTCCTCTGATCCACCGAGGCAGCGTCTCATCTCATTCGCTGACACTCGAAGGGGTTCGCATGAACGCCTGGGATTCCGAACTCTGGAACGTCGCTGACTGGTCCCGCAAGAAGTAA
- a CDS encoding ABC transporter permease: MMKMISRRPALVLGVTVTAFLVAIALLSLVWTPVSPTKMQIVQKLKSPVSYGGLGTDHFGRDVLSMLMVGAWNSLSTAVAAVAIGAFIGTLVGVTVAALRGVTETVVMRICDIIFALPPILSAMMLGAFIGTGRFTAIIAIATFMVPVFARLTLGAALQIWAREYVTAATSIGQNRAKISLFHIVPNISNQIIVQVTIQLGLAILTEAGLSFLGLGMPPPAATWGRMLADAQTYLGVAPWLAVMPGLAIALAVFGFNLLGDGLRDLLDPRDTS, encoded by the coding sequence ATGATGAAAATGATCAGCAGGCGCCCCGCCTTAGTTCTTGGTGTGACCGTTACCGCGTTCCTGGTGGCAATTGCGCTTCTCTCCCTTGTCTGGACACCGGTCTCGCCGACGAAGATGCAGATCGTCCAGAAACTCAAGTCTCCTGTTTCCTACGGTGGTCTCGGTACAGACCATTTTGGTCGTGACGTTCTTTCCATGCTCATGGTTGGCGCATGGAATTCACTGTCGACTGCTGTTGCCGCTGTCGCCATTGGAGCATTTATCGGTACATTGGTGGGTGTAACTGTTGCGGCTCTTCGTGGCGTCACAGAAACAGTGGTCATGCGGATCTGCGATATCATCTTCGCGCTGCCGCCGATCCTGTCCGCGATGATGCTCGGCGCATTCATCGGCACCGGCCGTTTCACTGCCATCATCGCAATCGCAACTTTCATGGTCCCCGTCTTTGCCCGTCTCACTCTTGGTGCAGCCTTGCAGATATGGGCGCGTGAATATGTCACTGCAGCAACCAGCATCGGCCAAAACCGGGCGAAGATATCGCTTTTCCATATCGTGCCCAACATCTCCAACCAGATCATTGTTCAGGTGACGATACAGCTCGGTCTTGCCATTCTTACCGAGGCAGGGCTGTCCTTTCTCGGGCTCGGCATGCCGCCACCCGCAGCGACGTGGGGACGCATGCTCGCCGATGCCCAGACCTATCTCGGTGTCGCTCCGTGGCTTGCCGTCATGCCGGGTCTTGCGATTGCCCTTGCCGTTTTCGGCTTCAATCTTCTCGGTGACGGTCTTCGCGACCTTCTTGACCCGCGCGATACTAGTTGA
- a CDS encoding sigma-70 family RNA polymerase sigma factor, which produces MLVGSAPEELEVALMACARGERAGLKLIYDREAGRLVAVAERIVRRRDLAEEIVQEAFIRIWTHAHQFTPERGSARGWIYAIVRNRALNVLRDGKREFTEEDIEALQDAEQEHEVMAAWQRLDRQSRLRECLSSLEDIKRRGILMAYIGGYTHGEIAGRLKIPLGTAKSWIRRGLLMLRECMA; this is translated from the coding sequence ATGCTGGTAGGATCGGCCCCGGAGGAACTTGAAGTCGCGCTCATGGCCTGTGCGAGAGGAGAGCGCGCGGGCTTGAAGCTGATCTATGATCGGGAGGCGGGACGCCTGGTTGCCGTCGCTGAGCGTATCGTGCGCCGCCGTGATCTGGCCGAGGAGATCGTTCAAGAGGCGTTTATCCGGATATGGACGCACGCGCATCAGTTCACACCGGAGCGCGGCTCGGCGCGAGGCTGGATCTACGCCATTGTTCGCAATCGGGCGCTCAATGTCCTGCGTGACGGCAAGCGTGAATTTACAGAGGAAGACATCGAGGCACTGCAGGATGCCGAGCAGGAGCATGAGGTCATGGCAGCATGGCAAAGGCTTGATCGGCAGTCGAGGTTACGTGAGTGTCTATCCTCTCTTGAAGACATCAAACGGCGCGGCATCCTGATGGCCTACATCGGCGGTTATACCCATGGCGAAATTGCAGGTCGGCTGAAAATCCCCCTTGGCACGGCGAAATCCTGGATCAGGCGTGGCCTTTTGATGCTTCGGGAGTGCATGGCATGA
- a CDS encoding anti-sigma factor produces the protein MKIDRMDMPALADEYVLGLLDRAEAIEIEAAMETDAELMAAVAASRDRFLPLDTTAEPVAIGDGLWTKIAGSLPPQVTSSKSAVTPPANQNSKSRWRAAAISAMAACVFLSVGLALSLMRTVEPLVIAVLVNEAGEVQAVVEDFGNENASVRLLADFTVPDDKMIQVWTLPSRDMGPVSLGLIENARSVSLTGPALPRPQNGQLYELTLENAGGSPTGRPTGPILAKGFAKMPR, from the coding sequence ATGAAAATCGACCGAATGGACATGCCCGCTCTGGCTGATGAATACGTGCTTGGTTTGCTGGATCGCGCCGAGGCGATCGAAATCGAGGCGGCTATGGAAACGGATGCCGAACTGATGGCGGCAGTGGCGGCAAGTCGCGACCGGTTTCTTCCGCTTGACACAACGGCGGAGCCCGTTGCCATTGGCGACGGACTGTGGACGAAGATCGCGGGTTCACTGCCGCCTCAGGTCACATCCTCCAAGTCAGCCGTAACACCTCCCGCCAATCAAAACAGCAAGAGCCGTTGGCGCGCCGCTGCCATTTCCGCTATGGCCGCTTGCGTGTTTCTTTCCGTAGGGCTGGCGCTCAGCCTGATGCGAACGGTCGAGCCGCTGGTCATTGCGGTTCTCGTGAATGAGGCAGGTGAGGTGCAGGCTGTTGTTGAGGATTTTGGAAACGAGAATGCCAGCGTCAGGCTTCTGGCGGATTTCACGGTACCCGATGACAAGATGATCCAGGTCTGGACGCTGCCGTCGCGTGACATGGGCCCGGTGTCACTTGGCCTGATCGAGAATGCACGCTCCGTCAGCCTTACCGGGCCTGCTTTGCCGAGGCCACAAAACGGGCAACTCTACGAGCTGACCCTCGAAAATGCGGGAGGGTCACCAACTGGCCGTCCGACAGGGCCCATCCTTGCGAAAGGCTTTGCAAAAATGCCGCGTTGA
- a CDS encoding ABC transporter substrate-binding protein, with product MLRNYFSHSMNVTRRAALTLALGTALALPFSTDNAEAAPKNTLVLGMAVEPAGLDPSIAAPVAIGQVTWQNVFEGLVTIDNKGKVKPQLAESWEISPDGKTYTFKLRQGVTFHDGEAFDSSVAKFSLDRARGDASVNPQKRFFASIDTIETPDAATLVLKLKQPAGSLIYWLGWPASVMVAPKSADNNKTTPVGTGPFKFASWAKGDKVELEKNPAYWDKAVSVKLEKATFRFVTDPQAQAAALKSGDIDAFPEFGAPELMSSFDGDARLGTFVGNTELKVVAGMNSARKPFDDKRVRQALMMAVDRSTVIEGAWSGFGTAIGSHYTPNDRGYVDTTGVHPYDVDKAKALLTEAGYPDGFSFTIKAPQMAYAQRTSQILQAMLAEIGVTMNIETTEFPAKWVADVLKGADYDMTIVAHAEPMDIDIYSRDPYYFNYKNPAFNELVKNVELTSDASEQEKLYGEAQKILAEDVPALYLFVMPKLGVWDKKIKGLWENEPIPSNVLTDVHWEE from the coding sequence ATGCTACGCAACTATTTCTCGCATTCGATGAATGTGACGCGGCGTGCCGCGCTGACGCTGGCGCTCGGAACGGCACTCGCCTTACCTTTTTCAACTGATAATGCGGAGGCTGCGCCGAAGAACACCCTCGTTCTGGGCATGGCCGTCGAACCTGCAGGTCTCGACCCCAGTATTGCAGCGCCTGTCGCCATTGGTCAGGTCACCTGGCAGAACGTGTTCGAGGGTCTCGTCACCATCGACAACAAGGGAAAGGTTAAGCCACAACTCGCTGAGAGCTGGGAGATTTCTCCCGATGGCAAGACATATACGTTCAAATTGCGTCAGGGCGTGACCTTCCACGATGGGGAAGCATTCGATTCATCCGTTGCCAAATTCTCGCTTGATCGTGCGCGTGGCGATGCTTCCGTCAATCCGCAAAAGCGGTTCTTTGCGTCCATCGACACCATTGAGACGCCGGACGCGGCAACGCTTGTGTTGAAACTCAAACAGCCTGCAGGCAGCCTCATTTATTGGCTCGGCTGGCCAGCGTCCGTCATGGTTGCGCCGAAGAGCGCTGACAACAACAAGACAACGCCTGTCGGCACCGGTCCGTTCAAATTCGCAAGCTGGGCCAAAGGTGACAAGGTCGAGTTGGAGAAAAATCCCGCCTATTGGGATAAGGCAGTGTCGGTGAAGCTTGAAAAGGCCACCTTCCGTTTCGTAACTGACCCGCAGGCACAGGCCGCAGCCTTGAAGTCGGGTGACATCGACGCTTTTCCGGAGTTCGGTGCGCCCGAACTGATGTCGTCCTTCGATGGCGATGCGCGCCTCGGCACCTTCGTCGGCAATACCGAACTGAAGGTGGTTGCAGGCATGAATAGCGCCCGCAAACCTTTTGATGACAAACGTGTCCGTCAGGCTCTGATGATGGCGGTTGATCGTAGCACGGTCATTGAAGGTGCCTGGTCGGGCTTTGGCACAGCTATCGGCAGCCATTACACACCCAACGATCGCGGTTATGTCGATACCACGGGTGTTCACCCTTACGACGTTGACAAGGCGAAGGCTTTGTTGACCGAGGCTGGTTATCCGGACGGTTTTAGTTTCACGATCAAAGCCCCGCAGATGGCCTATGCCCAGCGCACCTCTCAGATCTTGCAGGCCATGCTTGCCGAGATTGGCGTCACGATGAACATCGAAACCACCGAGTTTCCGGCGAAATGGGTGGCGGACGTTCTGAAGGGCGCCGACTACGACATGACGATCGTTGCGCACGCCGAGCCGATGGACATCGATATCTATTCGCGTGATCCCTACTACTTCAACTACAAGAACCCGGCCTTCAATGAGCTTGTCAAGAATGTCGAGCTGACTTCTGACGCAAGCGAGCAGGAAAAGCTCTACGGTGAAGCCCAGAAAATTCTCGCTGAAGATGTGCCCGCTCTTTATCTGTTCGTCATGCCCAAGCTTGGCGTATGGGACAAGAAAATCAAAGGGTTGTGGGAGAACGAGCCGATCCCGTCCAACGTCTTGACCGACGTTCATTGGGAAGAGTGA
- a CDS encoding ribbon-helix-helix domain-containing protein, translating into MCKLFIKADPALWESHTRSLRIDGMVTSVRLENFFWTTLDEIARRDGMNSVQLIAKLYNESIDAGHDLGNFTSFLRVCCGRYLALQLSGDIPARTDVAIAGLDADSILDSEKINYH; encoded by the coding sequence ATGTGCAAGCTGTTCATCAAGGCAGATCCAGCGCTTTGGGAAAGCCACACCCGTTCGCTGCGGATTGATGGAATGGTCACAAGCGTCAGGCTTGAGAATTTCTTCTGGACGACACTGGATGAAATCGCCCGCAGGGACGGCATGAACAGTGTTCAGCTCATTGCCAAGCTTTACAATGAATCGATTGATGCGGGGCATGACCTCGGAAACTTTACCTCGTTCCTGCGTGTCTGTTGCGGTCGCTATCTCGCCCTGCAGTTATCCGGTGATATCCCGGCTCGTACGGATGTCGCGATCGCGGGACTGGACGCCGACAGCATTCTTGATTCCGAAAAGATCAATTACCACTGA
- a CDS encoding ABC transporter permease, with amino-acid sequence MTDATVAAPAVAATPTQSALADIWKQFRAHKGGVVGLIVFVFILLAVYVGPYIHTVAPNALNVKDRNQWPSLAHPFGTDNLGKDMLAQVLAGGRISLAVGITAMLLALVLGTLVGVLSGYFRRLDGPLMRLTDLFLALPLLPLLLVIIMLFRDTLRAAFGPESGIFILIVFVIGITSWMHTARIVRGDVLTIKNQEFILAAKSSGMREYRIILRHILPNVLSSIMVSATLGIASAIITESALSFLGLGFPSDFPTWGRLLFDGANFLQLTPSRVLWPGLAISLTVLSVNYIGDAVRDALDPRALKN; translated from the coding sequence ATGACTGACGCCACCGTTGCAGCGCCAGCCGTTGCCGCCACTCCAACACAATCAGCATTGGCCGATATCTGGAAACAGTTCAGGGCTCACAAGGGCGGCGTCGTTGGACTGATTGTCTTTGTGTTCATTCTGCTCGCCGTCTATGTAGGGCCCTACATCCACACAGTCGCGCCAAATGCTCTCAATGTGAAAGACCGCAACCAGTGGCCTTCGCTGGCTCACCCGTTCGGGACTGACAACCTTGGCAAGGACATGCTCGCACAAGTCCTGGCTGGTGGGCGTATCTCGCTTGCGGTTGGCATCACCGCCATGCTGCTGGCGCTTGTTCTTGGTACACTGGTGGGCGTGCTGTCGGGATACTTCCGCAGACTGGACGGCCCGCTCATGCGCCTCACCGATCTGTTTCTGGCGCTGCCGCTTTTACCCCTGCTACTGGTCATCATCATGCTGTTTCGTGACACGCTGCGGGCTGCATTCGGCCCGGAAAGCGGGATATTCATCCTGATCGTTTTCGTCATCGGAATAACGAGCTGGATGCACACGGCACGTATCGTTCGCGGCGATGTGCTGACAATCAAGAACCAGGAGTTCATTCTGGCAGCAAAGTCGAGCGGCATGCGCGAATACCGCATCATCCTGCGCCATATCCTGCCAAATGTCCTGAGCTCCATCATGGTGTCCGCAACACTTGGCATCGCTTCGGCGATCATCACGGAATCGGCTTTGTCCTTCCTCGGTCTCGGCTTCCCATCCGATTTCCCGACATGGGGTCGACTGTTGTTTGATGGAGCAAACTTTCTCCAGCTCACCCCATCCCGTGTCCTGTGGCCAGGACTTGCGATCTCACTCACAGTGCTGAGCGTCAACTATATCGGTGATGCAGTGCGAGACGCCTTGGACCCTCGCGCGCTGAAAAACTGA
- a CDS encoding DJ-1/PfpI family protein, protein MPKKILMIVGDFAEDYETMVPFQTLLAVGHTVHAACPGKKVGQSIATAIHDFEGDQTYTEKRGHNFALNATFSEIKVADYDALVIPGGRAPEYLRLNADVLSAVRHFFETDKPVAAVCHGAQLLAAANVLKGRTCSAYPACRPEVELAGGTYADIAIDAAVTDGKLVTAPAWPAHPAWLRQFMTVLGQ, encoded by the coding sequence ATGCCGAAAAAGATACTGATGATCGTTGGCGATTTCGCCGAAGATTACGAAACGATGGTTCCCTTTCAGACCCTTCTGGCTGTAGGTCATACCGTTCACGCCGCTTGCCCCGGAAAAAAGGTGGGCCAGTCCATCGCCACCGCCATCCATGATTTCGAAGGTGACCAGACCTACACGGAAAAGCGTGGCCATAATTTTGCGCTCAACGCGACTTTCTCTGAGATCAAGGTGGCTGATTACGACGCACTTGTTATTCCAGGGGGGCGTGCGCCGGAATACCTGCGTCTCAACGCGGATGTTCTCTCTGCGGTTAGACATTTCTTCGAAACGGACAAGCCGGTTGCCGCTGTTTGTCATGGCGCGCAATTGCTGGCGGCCGCCAACGTTCTGAAAGGGCGCACATGTTCAGCCTATCCGGCTTGTCGCCCCGAGGTTGAGCTTGCTGGCGGTACATATGCTGATATCGCCATCGATGCGGCTGTCACCGATGGCAAGCTGGTAACGGCACCTGCCTGGCCGGCTCATCCGGCGTGGCTCCGCCAGTTCATGACCGTTCTCGGTCAATAG
- a CDS encoding ABC transporter permease, which translates to MIAVILRRLASLIITLFAVSLIIYVVMGLLPGDPAAIMLGTSASPDTLAALQKQMGLDQPLALRYLHWLVAVFRGDLGQSYTYGVPVAGLILERLAVTLPLALMAVCLSILIAIPLGVAAARNRNGVVDFGAGLFSHVGIAVPGFWVGLLLILVFSTMLGWMPSGGFPGWQAGFGVAFTALVLPAVALALSQAGVLTRVCRSAVLEVMNEDFVRTARAKGLSERVALWRHAVPNAMIPVVTMIGLQFTFLIAGAVLVENVFNLPGLGRLAYQALTQRDIVVMQAVVLFFSGLVIVVNFIVDIAYLFIDPRLRAGAR; encoded by the coding sequence ATGATTGCCGTCATTCTGCGGCGCCTTGCCAGCCTCATCATTACGCTGTTTGCGGTGTCTCTCATCATCTACGTCGTCATGGGGTTACTTCCGGGTGATCCGGCTGCCATTATGCTTGGCACCTCCGCCAGCCCAGATACGCTGGCAGCGCTTCAGAAACAGATGGGTCTCGATCAACCGCTTGCCTTGCGGTACCTTCATTGGCTCGTTGCCGTCTTCCGTGGTGATCTTGGCCAGTCCTATACATATGGCGTCCCGGTTGCCGGCCTGATCCTTGAACGGCTTGCCGTAACATTGCCGCTTGCCTTGATGGCTGTCTGCCTGTCCATTCTCATCGCTATCCCGCTTGGTGTGGCTGCGGCACGCAACCGCAATGGTGTCGTTGATTTCGGTGCCGGTCTTTTCTCGCATGTCGGAATTGCAGTTCCAGGATTTTGGGTCGGCCTGCTCCTGATCCTTGTGTTTTCGACAATGCTGGGCTGGATGCCTTCAGGCGGATTTCCGGGCTGGCAGGCAGGTTTCGGCGTGGCTTTCACGGCACTGGTGTTGCCTGCTGTCGCCCTGGCGCTTTCGCAGGCCGGCGTCCTGACACGCGTTTGCCGTTCTGCGGTTCTGGAAGTGATGAATGAGGACTTTGTGCGAACCGCGCGTGCCAAGGGATTGAGCGAGCGAGTGGCGCTTTGGCGCCACGCGGTACCAAACGCGATGATCCCGGTCGTTACCATGATTGGCCTGCAATTCACGTTTCTGATTGCCGGTGCAGTCCTCGTGGAAAATGTCTTCAATCTGCCAGGACTGGGGCGGCTTGCCTATCAGGCACTTACCCAGCGCGACATCGTCGTCATGCAGGCGGTTGTGCTGTTCTTCTCCGGCCTTGTCATCGTCGTGAACTTCATTGTTGATATAGCCTATCTGTTCATCGATCCGCGGCTGCGGGCAGGTGCACGATGA
- a CDS encoding amidase: protein MTDLHQLNTLEILALYAEKKLSPSEYWQSVEARIAAFEPVVNALYAYDPEDAQKQAAASTDRWQKGETVGPLDGIPVSLKELIATKGQPIPLGTKAVELVPAAEDAPVAARCREDGAIIYAKTTCPDYGMLSSGLSSFHKLSRNPWDPSQNPGGSSAGAASAGAASYGTLHIGTDIGGSVRLPAGWTGLFGFKPSQGRIPVDPYYTGRCAGPMTRSVVDSAYAMATLSRPDWRDGTSLPPNDINWMDLDVDVKGLKIGLMLDAGCGLAVDVEVREAVLAAAKLFEAAGAIVVPVEPVLTRDMLDGLDDFWRAKFWGDIVTLSDERRASILPYIHEWAVKGAGVSGARAVFGFNQTMEMRKSCGRLMQTVDAVISPTNPIVSYPADWASPTNDPQRPFEHIAFTVPWNMSEQPASSINCGFSTSGMPIGLQIVGPRYADLLVLKLSKVFEDWTGGVTNWPEPPQAR, encoded by the coding sequence ATGACCGATCTCCATCAACTCAACACGCTCGAAATTCTGGCGCTCTACGCCGAGAAAAAGCTGTCACCGTCGGAATATTGGCAATCGGTAGAAGCACGGATAGCGGCGTTCGAGCCAGTGGTGAATGCGCTTTATGCCTATGACCCGGAGGATGCTCAAAAACAGGCTGCAGCATCCACCGACCGTTGGCAAAAGGGCGAGACAGTCGGACCACTTGACGGAATTCCGGTGTCACTCAAAGAGTTGATCGCCACCAAGGGCCAGCCGATCCCGCTCGGTACCAAGGCCGTGGAACTGGTGCCTGCGGCCGAGGACGCTCCGGTCGCTGCGCGTTGCCGCGAGGATGGAGCCATCATTTACGCAAAGACGACGTGCCCCGACTACGGAATGCTGTCATCTGGCCTGTCGAGCTTCCACAAGTTAAGCCGCAATCCGTGGGACCCGAGCCAAAACCCGGGTGGTTCAAGCGCAGGCGCAGCCTCTGCCGGCGCAGCCAGCTACGGCACGCTGCATATCGGCACGGACATCGGAGGGTCGGTGCGCCTGCCTGCCGGGTGGACCGGTCTGTTCGGCTTCAAGCCAAGCCAGGGCCGCATTCCAGTCGATCCCTATTATACCGGTCGCTGTGCAGGTCCTATGACGCGTAGCGTTGTGGACAGTGCTTACGCCATGGCGACACTTTCTCGCCCGGACTGGCGTGATGGTACATCATTGCCGCCCAATGATATCAACTGGATGGACCTTGATGTTGATGTAAAGGGTCTCAAGATCGGACTGATGCTGGATGCCGGTTGTGGATTGGCCGTCGATGTCGAAGTGCGCGAGGCAGTCCTGGCTGCTGCAAAACTGTTCGAGGCGGCGGGTGCGATCGTCGTTCCGGTTGAGCCGGTTCTGACACGGGATATGCTGGATGGGCTTGACGACTTCTGGCGCGCAAAGTTCTGGGGCGATATTGTCACCCTGAGCGATGAGCGGCGCGCTTCAATATTGCCCTATATTCACGAATGGGCTGTCAAGGGAGCGGGTGTTTCCGGTGCACGAGCCGTCTTTGGTTTCAACCAGACGATGGAGATGCGCAAAAGCTGCGGACGGTTGATGCAGACGGTCGATGCCGTGATTTCGCCGACAAATCCTATTGTGTCCTATCCTGCCGACTGGGCATCACCCACCAATGATCCGCAACGGCCTTTCGAGCATATCGCCTTCACTGTGCCGTGGAACATGTCAGAGCAACCTGCTTCCTCGATCAATTGCGGATTTTCGACGTCGGGCATGCCTATCGGTTTGCAGATTGTTGGCCCTCGCTACGCTGACCTCCTGGTGCTGAAGCTTTCCAAGGTGTTTGAAGATTGGACCGGTGGTGTGACGAATTGGCCGGAGCCGCCACAGGCGCGCTGA